The Spirochaetaceae bacterium genomic sequence TATATCTTTAATTATTATAGAGTTAGACAATTAAGATTGTAACCCACCCAATAATCTCTGCAACCCCATTGCGCCGGCCTTACTTTTTAGCTCTTCGCTTATTTTTATAAAGGCGGCATGATGAGCGCTTTTAATAAGTGTTTGCAACATAGGCACATCGCGGTTATCCACAGCGACTGGGTCCAGCTCGATGGCAAGGCATTCAAAGC encodes the following:
- a CDS encoding YbaB/EbfC family nucleoid-associated protein, with product MNFNPMDMLNMLKNPAALQDKMQELEAQLKAITVSGESGGGLVKVTLNGRFECLAIELDPVAVDNRDVPMLQTLIKSAHHAAFIKISEELKSKAGAMGLQRLLGGLQS